AATAAATCGCTGTCGGCTCCACGTGGATGCACCAGATACGTCCTAGCTTTATGTGCAACAATATTAGGACATCGTATGCCCTAATATCGTCATGATGTACCTTGCTTCTGGCATTGTCGATTAACGTAAAAGTTTATTTggtgatataatttttttaatatattgatTGATTAAAAAGGTAGAACTGCAAATAGGCTGAATGGAGGAGAGTTAAGCTCATATATATATCTAGAAAATACTGCTTCCCTTTATGTCGGAAGTAGTGCTTATAAAACGAAGACTAGTCTACGGACATGAATGGCAGAAGACACTTATTTATTTCGGACGCTTCCGGAAGTTCCATTGCAatgccaacaatatatatatatatatatatatatatatatatatatatatatatatatctgtgaatttatgaaaatataggaatagttatacaaaaaaaagaaagaaagaaagaaaaattacctGCACCCAAACACCAGCCACGCCATCCACTGATCGTCCCCATACATGGTGGCTGTGTGCTATGTTGACATGGCGCTACTTGATTGGAGGCAAGCAAAGTTTTAGATTTGCAAGCAATGTTTAATCTTCTCACGCACGAGAAGACTATCTGGAAACCAGTGCGTAGCGACTCATTTTCCTCTGGGAAATTGTGGCGGAGGCTTGGACAAAGGTCACCATCACGATATTTTCATCCAGGAACTAGTTTGTAGATCGTGGCATCGTTGGCCGGCCGCCACGTAAACCACCACCGTGTCAGTGCACCTGGGTACGCCGTTGGTTTCTGCTTCCTTTTAATACGAAAACGGGACGCACGAGCAGCGGTGGGGTTCTTACCATGAAAAGTTACCAACCACCGTCACGGGTCCGAAACCCCAAAGTTTTCAGCGCACCACCACCAGATGCCCATTAAGAAAAGTTTGATGCTAATCTGAACCTTGAGAGATTTGTGCTCAACTTGGTCAGATTGACAGAGTGCTTTCATACTCTGGAACCTGGATTTGCTCATCTTGTGTTGATAAAGTTGTTTGTCTAGAAAGGTGAATGCTAGTTTAGTTTAGAAATCACACTCTAAATGACACACTGTTTAAAACAAATGGTTAAAGAGCTAAATACCATTCAAGTAACATTTTTTAAGGAAAATTTCAACTTACTAGATTTTCAAAATAACACTGGATTAGAAATGCCGATATCTTTGGATTCTTGGAACCACAGGTAGATCAAATCGAAGTATAGAAGAACATGGGATCAACTTATCATGGCTCTTTATTGGCATATTTGGTTGGAGAAGAAATCTAAAaccatttttggaagaaaatctcTTATTAATTCAATCCTCTCTGAGACATTGTATACCTTTCAAAGTTGGAGAATTTTGTGGTGTGGAAAAGCAGAGGAAAGCCATCGagctttgaagaagaagaagaagaaacactaGATTGAGAACTGTTAGAGCAGTGGAGGTGGCACATCTTGTGCTCCAAGACTAATTTCTACAGGCATTacgagaaaaatatttcaaaattggaTACAATACCATGTAATGAGAGCTTTAATTTTCGCATGCTAGAGCATGGTTAGAGTATCTAGAGCATGGTCCACCATCATCAGCTTTACAGTCGATATGGATGATAATCACAATGAGATTGGATTTACTGCATCGACAAAGAGGAGATATTGCATCAAGAGTCAAAGGTTTACTTCTGTTTCACAAATATTCTTTGCACCCTGGATAAATTGCTATCCAAGATTCTCTCAGATGTACTTCATTCTGCTGCTCACATCCAACTTGGACTAGTTTCTTCAGTCTGGCAAGCATAGACCAAAGTTTTACTAACGCGAgatatttgatagccataatggTAAAAAGTgcgatggatggatgagatcaaATGCTACCATACAAGACAAGAGTCTAGGTCAGGTTCAACCAGGTTTTTCGGTTAGTTTTCTTGGTTTTACACCTAATAATCATCAAAATGGACACATGTCCTTCCCAAATTGCATCACCCTTGCCCTTCAGATGCGTATCCAGCCGAGGTGTCCAACTTTTGTTGGCACCAAGTCCATGCAGCAGAGGCTCTTCTTTCCTTCGCCTTTTACCGAGCTGAAAGCCTCTCATCTTCCATTGTCATTGCGTTTCTTCACAAAGGATTCGGAAACTCTTGCAGCCTTTGCTGTGGTAAGCCGTTCCTCTCGAAACAAATAAAATCATGAGGATAATTAGTCTTTTTAAGCTTTTTTTCATTCCTCAACATCACTTATATTTTCTCAGGTCATGACGGCAAAAGCACAGCAAGTTTTATCACTGGCAATCTATCTCTGAAAAAGTTAAAAGAAAGCAATCTTTTGTTTGCATAGTTTAGAAGGAAGAGGAATGCTCATCACATATTGGTAGGCAAAAGAAGTGTGTGATAACCTATTAGTTTTACTTCTGCATGGCCATCTTTTATAGCTTTCTAAAATGTCCGGCTTAAGCATTCCAGTTTATGGATCTGATGGCAATTAGCAATGATTTCTAATACTTCTACTTCTGTTTCAATTTCTCAAAGGGTATTAGGAGGTTGCATGGGTTAATGTTCTGAGGACCATCATGCTGCAATAAGAATGGAGAGACTGTGTCCATGTAAATCAATACAATTAGCATGTGGAATTTGAACGCATCCTTAACAGTAGCTTTTCTGTCTTGATGCAGATATTTTCCAGATTGAAGGGTAAAAAATATCAATCAGAAGCATCATACAGCAGGACTGAAAAATATGGCCAATTCTGTTGCTTTAGGACTCTATATAACTATTTGCTGTGTTGCATTTTTGATATCCAAGATTATAATTTCGTTCCTTCTCTACAAAAGATGGGCACGGAAGCATAGGATCATCGAAGATACCTTAACAGGTTATCCTCTACTACATCAAAACTGCTATAATTTTAGTCACAGGAATTTGCATATGAAGCAGAAAACTGATGTCTGGTAACAGGTGGAAAGATGGTTATGTTCCGGTCCCTGACAACACAGTCCCTTACTTCGAAAGCTTTTATGAAGAAGACCATGAAGTTATCAAACAAAGACATCATTGGTTCTGGTGGCTATGGTACGGTATACAGATTGAGAATAGATGATACCACCGCTTTTGCTGTGAAGAGACTGAACAAAGGAAATACAGGCAGAGATAGTGGATTTGAAAGAGAGTTGAATGCCATGGGGGACATCAAGCACCGGAACATTGTCACACTTCATGGATATTATATTGCCCCTCAGTTTAATCTTCTTATATATGAACTGATGCCAAATGGAAGTCTGGATGCACTGCTTCATGGTAATATAGTCAGCACCTTTTCTCAAGACTACATCTTGTTTTCAGTATGCTTCTCACAAGGATATTGCTACAGGCAAATCAAGTAAAGAGAAGCCCCTGGATTGGTCTTCGAGGTGCAAAATAGCAGTTGGTGCGGCACGGGGTTTATCATATCTACATCAAGATTGTATTCCACACATAATCCACAGGGATATCAAGTCAAGCAACATTTTGCTCGATCAAAACATGGAGGCAAGGGTGTCTGATTTTGGATTGGCCACATTAATGGAACCAGATAAGAGTCATGTTACAACAATTGTTGCGGGAACTTTTGGATATTTAGCTCCTGGTATTATGCTGGGTCTGAGAAACTATAACTTCTATAtaatcttctgctctctcttcatggattatGATGAATTGAGTTCATTCTTTGAATTGTCTTTAACAGAATATTTTGACACGggaagagcaacaacaaaagcagATGTTTACAGCTTTGGTGTTGTCTTGCTTGAGCTTCTAACTGGTAAAAGACCAACAGATGAATCATTTATTGAGGAGGGCAAAAAGCTGGTGACTTGGGTAAGTCCTTTGCTCATAAACACAAGTCCCAAAAGTCCAAGCTCCATGGGGCTGATTTTATATTTGTCTCAATTATCGAATTTCTTCTTATGTAGCCATAGAGTTTCTATCATGGATTCAAAAACCACTAGCATGATATTGTACCATCAACCCTATAACAATTTGACATGGAAATGGCACCAGCATGATTGTTGGGAGGGATTCAAAAACCATTCATACTGGTATATACCGGCTGTACTAGTTACGCTATGCGTACTGATGGTACCACTCTGACCATACCAATCAAAACCAATGATTTTTCATTCCCTTTGATGCTGTCAGTTTTGGTATGTATTGCCGGTACCAGTGCTGCACCAATATCGTACCATTCCAAAGGAAAAATGGTATGATGTTTGATACTGGAATTGACAACCTCAGTTTCCACAGCCTTTTTGTAGAATAAATCTTTCTACATGAAATTGAACAAGCAGAGTATATTAACGACAACAAGAATTGTGGAATTTCATCCTAACTATCTAAGACCAGATTAGTAACCATTTTCTCAACTTTAAGGGCTGCATTGTATAccaaagttagtttttctaaaatattaaatcaaaCTTTCTATTCAAGTCATCATAGTCAGCCTCCTTACTGAACCTCCGGATATATTCAAGTCAAACACATGCATTTATTGTTGGGTCAATCAATTAACACTGCTTGAATTGACTTG
The sequence above is a segment of the Elaeis guineensis isolate ETL-2024a chromosome 7, EG11, whole genome shotgun sequence genome. Coding sequences within it:
- the LOC105048573 gene encoding receptor-like serine/threonine-protein kinase At1g78530, which produces MANSVALGLYITICCVAFLISKIIISFLLYKRWARKHRIIEDTLTGGKMVMFRSLTTQSLTSKAFMKKTMKLSNKDIIGSGGYGTVYRLRIDDTTAFAVKRLNKGNTGRDSGFERELNAMGDIKHRNIVTLHGYYIAPQFNLLIYELMPNGSLDALLHGKSSKEKPLDWSSRCKIAVGAARGLSYLHQDCIPHIIHRDIKSSNILLDQNMEARVSDFGLATLMEPDKSHVTTIVAGTFGYLAPEYFDTGRATTKADVYSFGVVLLELLTGKRPTDESFIEEGKKLVTWVKEVIEDKREEQAIDRSLVCFPIENVRKMFTIAGKCLGSDPSKRPTMAAVLKMLEQVNQTNL